The following coding sequences lie in one Lacerta agilis isolate rLacAgi1 chromosome 4, rLacAgi1.pri, whole genome shotgun sequence genomic window:
- the CHST7 gene encoding carbohydrate sulfotransferase 7, whose product MKSRRRWRWRWEHRGFALGLALYTLLLLLLVSYMLDYGARRGRAGKEQPPPPPHRCPDLEEALGDWAWEGQQPPPPPPGEAGAKKNESENSDEAGPGSRAGGKRHIYLHATWRTGSSFLGELFNQHPDVFYLYEPMWHMWQALYPGDALSLQGALRDMVRSLFRCDFSVLRLYAAPPGPRDPLAPLLAGGGKPGGGGGVNLSTASIFGWKTNKVICSAPLCPAAPRARSDVGLVDGAACERSCPPRALSDLEAECRKYPVMVIKDVRLLELGALLPLLRDPELDLRVVQLFRDPRAVHNSRLKAKQALLRESIQVLRSRHRAAEPRGPPRRHPLLPPFAGAAALAGVHSRQQHRADFFLGGALEVICQAWLRDLLFSRRAPAWLRARYTQLRYEDLVLEPRAQLRRLLSFADLPSPPALEDFVLNMTRGAAYSSERPFLISARDAREAIHAWRERLSRDQVREVEAACWEPMRLLAYPLSGQEDGDRQEASRGRSSPPHPG is encoded by the coding sequence ATGAAGAGCCGGCGGCGCTGGAGGTGGCGCTGGGAGCACCGCGGCTTCGCGCTCGGCTTGGCGCTCTacacgctgctgctcctgctgctggtgtCTTACATGCTGGACTACGGCGCCAGGAGGGGGCGCGCGGGAAaggagcagccgccgccgccgccccaccGCTGCCCCGACCTCGAGGAGGCGCTCGGGGACTGGGCGTGGGAAgggcagcagccgccgccgccaccaccaggAGAAGCCGGAGCGAAGAAGAACGAGTCTGAGAACTCCGACGAAGCCGGCCCGGGGAGCCGGGCGGGCGGGAAGCGGCACATCTACTTGCATGCCACTTGGCGCACGGGCTCGTCGTTCCTGGGCGAGCTGTTCAACCAGCACCCGGACGTCTTCTACCTGTACGAGCCCATGTGGCACATGTGGCAGGCGCTGTACCCAGGAGACGCGCTGAGCCTGCAGGGCGCGCTGCGAGACATGGTGCGCTCGCTCTTCCGATGCGACTTCTCGGTACTGCGCCTTTACGCCGCGCCCCCGGGGCCTCGAGACCCGCTGGCGCCCTTGTTGGCCGGCGGCGGGaagcccggcggcggcggcggcgtcaaCCTCAGCACGGCCAGCATCTTCGGCTGGAAGACCAACAAGGTGATCTGCTCTGCGCCGCTGTGCCCCGCGGCGCCCAGGGCCCGCTCCGACGTGGGCCTGGTCGACGGCGCCGCTTGCGAGCGCAGCTGCCCTCCGCGGGCGCTGAGCGACTTGGAGGCCGAGTGCCGAAAGTACCCCGTGATGGTGATCAAGGACGTGAGGCTGCTGGAGCTGGGcgcgctgctgccgctgctgcgcgACCCGGAGCTGGACCTGCGCGTGGTGCAGCTCTTCCGCGACCCACGAGCCGTCCACAACTCGCGCCTCAAGGCCAAGCAGGCGCTGCTGCGGGAGAGCATCCAGGTGCTGCGGAGCCGCCACCGCGCCGCCGAGCCCCGGGGGCCCCCCCGCCGGCACCCTCTGCTGCCCCCCTTCGCTGGCGCCGCGGCTCTCGCCGGGGTCCACTCTCGCCAGCAGCACCGCGCGGACTTCTTCCTGGGCGGCGCCCTCGAGGTGATCTGCCAGGCCTGGCTGCGCGACCTGCTCTTCTCCCGCCGCGCGCCGGCTTGGCTGCGCGCGCGCTACACGCAGCTGCGCTACGAGGACCTGGTGCTGGAGCCGCGCGCCCAGCTGCGCCGACTGCTGAGCTTCGCCGACCTGCCGTCGCCGCCCGCGCTCGAGGACTTCGTGCTCAACATGACGCGCGGGGCCGCCTACTCCTCCGAGCGCCCGTTCCTCATCTCCGCCCGCGACGCGCGCGAAGCCATCCACGCCTGGCGGGAGCGCCTCAGCCGGGACCAGGTGCGCGAGGTGGAGGCGGCCTGCTGGGAGCCCATGCGCCTGCTCGCCTACCCGCTCAGCGGCCAGGAGGACGGCGACCGGCAGGAGGCCTCCAGGGGGCGCTCAAGCCCTCCTCATCCAG